A region of Anolis carolinensis isolate JA03-04 unplaced genomic scaffold, rAnoCar3.1.pri scaffold_7, whole genome shotgun sequence DNA encodes the following proteins:
- the LOC100553535 gene encoding glycosyltransferase family 92 protein F13G3.3 produces MSKYGGKVAAGTFLFIFVLSFTSYYWKKNTTEYDSRKNKQPKLHDCFHRDQLTGDTITRLKDNYSFIINPYFDNRTRTVIRVISIIHFEKVKGLYCVFCCQNDSDFPIVTAEIDIHADRFGFPYGTADVLCLEPQNCSPKYMSIHPSRDPDFAQLPVFEIKNRHSGEPLLDFTVCISTMFGGFNNVLQFVQSVEMYKILGAQKVVVYKNKCSLLMERVLEHYVSEGMVEIIQWPIDTYLKPSTHWHHSMDPQEIGYYGQIAALNDCIYRNMYRSNYVLLIDTDEIILPLKDADWKSLMERLEGDHPGAGVFLFENHVFRNSVFAATVPFNFSSWRNVPGVNIFQHTFREPNKKGAFNNRKMVVRPEKVVQTSVHSVLKKYEAESVSVSSDVAILHHCRRTERVDVPKEALIQDPVIWKYNASLIANVDRVLHECNCL; encoded by the coding sequence ATGTCAAAGTATGGGGGAAAGGTTGCTGCTGGAACATTCCTTTTCATCTTTGTGCTGTCTTTTACATCGTATTATTGGAAGAAAAACACAACAGAGTACGACAGcagaaaaaacaaacaacccaAACTGCATGACTGCTTTCATAGAGACCAGCTTACCGGAGATACTATCACGAGGCTCAAAGATAACTACAGCTTTATCATCAACCCGTATTTTGACAACAGGACTAGGACGGTGATCCGTGTCATTAGCATCATTCACTTTGAAAAAGTCAAAGGACTTTATTGCGTCTTTTGCTGCCAAAATGACAGCGATTTCCCCATTGTGACAGCTGAGATAGACATCCACGCAGACCGATTTGGTTTTCCTTACGGGACGGCGGATGTGCTCTGCTTGGAACCGCAGAACTGTTCTCCAAAATACATGTCGATTCATCCCTCCCGCGACCCAGATTTTGCCCAGCTCCCAGTGTTTGAGATCAAAAACCGCCACTCCGGGGAGCCTTTGCTCGATTTCACAGTGTGCATCTCAACAATGTTTGGAGGCTTCAACAACGTCTTGCAATTTGTGCAATCGGTGGAAATGTACAAAATACTCGGGGCACAGAAAGTCGTCGTTTATAAGAACAAATGCAGCCTATTGATGGAGAGAGTCCTAGAGCATTACGTCTCTGAAGGGATGGTTGAAATTATCCAGTGGCCCATCGATACATACCTTAAGCCTTCAACTCATTGGCATCATTCCATGGATCCCCAAGAAATCGGCTACTATGGACAAATTGCCGCCCTGAACGACTGCATCTACCGTAATATGTACAGAAGCAATTACGTGCTGCTAATCGATACAGATGAAATTATTCTCCCGCTAAAAGATGCAGATTGGAAATCGCTCATGGAAAGGCTCGAAGGGGATCATCCAGGCGCCGGGGTGTTCCTGTTTGAAAACCATGTCTTCCGTAACAGTGTCTTTGCTGCTACAGTTCCATTCAACTTCTCTTCTTGGAGGAACGTTCCTGGGGTGAACATATTTCAGCACACCTTCAGAGAACCCAACAAAAAAGGGGCATTCAATAACAGGAAGATGGTTGTTCGGCCAGAGAAGGTCGTTCAGACCTCGGTCCATTCGGTGCTCAAGAAGTACGAGGCTGAATCTGTCTCAGTTTCCAGCGATGTTGCCATTCTCCATCACTGCAGGAGAACCGAACGTGTGGATGTGCCTAAGGAGGCCCTGATCCAAGACCCGGTGATTTGGAAATACAATGCTTCTTTGATTGCAAATGTGGACCGAGTCCTGCATGAATGTAATTGTTTGTAA